The following proteins are encoded in a genomic region of Tuberibacillus sp. Marseille-P3662:
- the yycF gene encoding response regulator YycF, whose product MEQKILVVDDEQPIADILEFNLEKEGYDVICAYDGNEAIQKVEEERPDLILLDVMLPQKDGMEVCREIRKKYSMPVIMLTAKDSEIDKVLGLELGADDYVTKPFSNREVVARVKANLRRHHNEDDHENDTKDIVVGALAIHPDAYQVTKRGEPIELTHREFELLHYLAKNIGQVMTREHLLQTVWGYDYFGDVRTVDVTVRRLREKVEDNPSRPAWIVTRRGVGYYLRNPDQE is encoded by the coding sequence GTGGAACAGAAAATTCTTGTTGTAGATGATGAACAACCCATTGCAGATATACTCGAATTTAACTTAGAAAAGGAAGGCTATGACGTCATATGTGCGTATGACGGAAATGAAGCTATTCAAAAGGTGGAAGAGGAACGACCTGATCTAATACTGCTTGATGTGATGTTACCACAAAAAGACGGTATGGAAGTTTGCCGGGAAATTCGAAAAAAATATAGCATGCCGGTCATTATGTTAACGGCCAAGGATTCCGAGATCGACAAGGTATTAGGATTAGAACTTGGTGCTGATGACTATGTCACCAAACCATTCAGTAACCGTGAAGTTGTTGCCCGGGTCAAAGCCAATTTGCGCAGGCACCATAATGAAGATGATCATGAAAATGACACAAAAGATATTGTTGTGGGTGCGCTCGCGATCCACCCTGATGCTTATCAAGTGACCAAGCGCGGCGAACCCATTGAACTGACGCACCGGGAATTTGAACTCCTGCATTACTTAGCCAAAAATATTGGCCAAGTGATGACGCGTGAACATTTGTTACAAACGGTTTGGGGTTATGACTATTTTGGTGATGTCAGAACCGTTGATGTTACCGTTCGCCGATTGAGGGAAAAAGTTGAAGATAATCCTAGTCGTCCAGCCTGGATTGTGACACGTCGGGGTGTTGGCTACTACTTACGAAACCCAGATCAGGAGTAA
- the walK gene encoding cell wall metabolism sensor histidine kinase WalK produces MKKVGFFKSIQFKFVLIYTLLILLAMQLIGVYFASTMKEQSRSSFEESLKQQATQLVYIVAEAIKETEQSDKTTMQQKMRAVQDALDDTSIRSRSGEIQVVSEKGKILATSDISNKEMVGKSTSNQIINKDRLTMEGSVHSRRDADSGERLLILTKPIKSEGETYGLLYIEKSMESMYSELSRTNGILATATGIALVITAVLGVVLARTITRPLGNLRQQTLAVSRGDFTRKVQFNDDDEIGQLAIAFNAMTDKLHEANAKTEAERRRLRSVLTYMTDGVIATTRDGTIDLMNNRSEELLRLKHQQAKNHSIIDVLDIEDQFEVDDLYDYDDFIILDFSTKYENQLIRANFSVLKNEYGAITGLIAVLHDVTEQQQLEMERREFVANVSHELRTPLTTMKSYLEALDEGAIENKELAGKFLGVTQNEVDRMTRLVKDLLQLSKMDASNTEFHKVQIDIVVLIDHIVDRFEMSKTQHIDFERNLWDEPVYVDIDKDKITQVIDNIVSNAMKYSPDGGTITIDMEKDSHEVTLSISDEGVGIPEENVDKVFDRFYRVDKARSRKLGGTGLGLAIAKEIIAAHDGDIWAESQWGQGTTIRFTLPLLKGGLENET; encoded by the coding sequence ATGAAAAAAGTGGGTTTTTTTAAATCCATCCAGTTTAAATTTGTTTTGATCTACACGCTGCTGATTCTACTTGCCATGCAATTAATTGGCGTTTATTTTGCTAGTACGATGAAAGAGCAATCACGATCTAGCTTTGAAGAATCTTTAAAACAACAGGCAACTCAACTGGTTTATATCGTTGCTGAGGCGATTAAGGAAACGGAACAATCTGATAAGACAACAATGCAACAAAAAATGCGGGCGGTCCAAGATGCATTGGATGATACGAGTATTCGTTCTCGTTCTGGCGAAATCCAAGTCGTATCTGAAAAAGGGAAAATACTAGCAACCTCTGACATTTCGAACAAAGAAATGGTCGGTAAATCAACGTCTAATCAGATTATTAATAAAGATCGGCTGACAATGGAAGGTAGTGTTCATTCTAGGCGGGATGCTGATAGTGGTGAGCGGTTACTCATATTAACCAAACCTATAAAGAGTGAAGGCGAAACATATGGGTTGCTATATATAGAGAAGTCCATGGAAAGCATGTACTCTGAATTAAGTCGAACAAATGGCATTTTGGCAACAGCGACAGGTATTGCACTAGTAATCACCGCTGTATTGGGTGTCGTATTAGCCCGGACCATCACAAGGCCGCTCGGTAATTTGCGGCAGCAAACATTGGCGGTATCCAGAGGCGATTTCACACGAAAAGTCCAATTTAATGATGATGACGAAATTGGCCAACTAGCTATTGCTTTTAATGCGATGACGGACAAGTTACATGAGGCTAATGCAAAGACAGAAGCGGAACGGCGGAGACTTCGTTCTGTTCTGACTTATATGACAGATGGTGTCATTGCAACAACGCGTGACGGGACCATAGATTTAATGAATAATCGTTCAGAGGAATTATTAAGGCTTAAGCATCAACAGGCTAAGAATCATTCAATTATTGATGTATTAGATATTGAGGATCAATTTGAAGTCGATGACCTGTATGATTATGATGATTTTATCATTTTGGATTTTAGTACTAAGTATGAAAATCAATTAATCCGGGCCAACTTTTCAGTTCTAAAAAACGAGTATGGTGCTATTACAGGCTTAATTGCAGTCTTGCATGATGTGACTGAACAGCAACAACTTGAAATGGAACGACGTGAATTCGTTGCCAACGTTTCTCATGAACTAAGGACCCCTTTAACAACGATGAAAAGCTATTTGGAAGCCCTTGATGAAGGGGCAATTGAGAATAAAGAATTAGCAGGCAAATTTCTCGGGGTCACTCAGAATGAAGTTGACCGGATGACACGTCTCGTCAAGGATCTACTCCAATTATCAAAAATGGATGCAAGTAATACTGAATTTCATAAAGTTCAAATTGATATAGTGGTTTTAATAGATCACATTGTTGATCGGTTCGAAATGTCGAAAACGCAACATATTGATTTTGAGCGAAACTTATGGGATGAACCCGTTTATGTTGACATTGACAAGGATAAAATCACCCAAGTTATCGATAATATTGTTTCTAATGCTATGAAATACTCCCCTGATGGTGGAACGATCACTATTGATATGGAAAAGGATTCTCATGAAGTGACCCTATCAATCAGTGATGAAGGTGTCGGTATTCCCGAAGAGAATGTGGATAAAGTTTTTGATCGCTTTTATCGTGTCGATAAAGCACGTTCGCGAAAACTTGGCGGTACGGGGCTCGGCTTGGCTATTGCCAAGGAAATAATTGCAGCCCATGATGGCGACATATGGGCAGAAAGTCAATGGGGTCAAGGGACCACAATTCGATTCACCCTCCCGTTATTAAAAGGGGGTCTTGAGAATGAAACGTGA
- a CDS encoding YycH family regulatory protein, which produces MKRETSKTILLSFLVILSTVLTWNLWSYKGNVRTIEPTKPQQTTIAEARELSQVFHPYQALSFKDSQSVYGTEGKLVSKLYSKILTPKLSLIPKQPSGQINNKKGIMLVYPAPITMNTLQSLFKFKMNDQSLVSGNVLVDRIKIYFDASINKVVYAFMENNNVRPFYATTNEINLQDNYALLSKDAGEVKPYSEVELQGDQSVYVPEFDDMKLRAYEYLYKQIKINDYIRNLFPNTNAVTQTNGKWRDWVRLLYTENQTLFFVNATTNSTSEDSDYLITSFNDINSRKGWTDNFHYSGIEKYENRVTVRYQMNVDNYPIFSMNEAYQSYPASINLTMNNGTVKEMKRTILNLNTSNDYANYSVSIPSSEDVIQKLNDEYGLNTLQDIRLGYQLITKEKTAALRPGWFFKKDDKWLAYKNIFNDSNQTKEHLMGGAKE; this is translated from the coding sequence ATGAAACGTGAAACGAGTAAGACGATTTTACTATCGTTTTTAGTTATCTTAAGCACGGTGCTAACGTGGAATTTATGGTCCTATAAAGGCAATGTGAGAACCATTGAGCCAACGAAGCCTCAACAAACGACTATTGCGGAAGCACGGGAACTGTCTCAAGTTTTTCACCCTTATCAAGCACTGTCTTTTAAAGATAGTCAATCGGTCTATGGGACAGAGGGAAAGCTTGTCAGTAAACTTTATTCAAAGATCTTGACGCCTAAATTAAGTTTGATTCCGAAACAACCTTCAGGCCAAATCAATAATAAGAAGGGCATTATGCTCGTTTATCCTGCACCTATAACCATGAATACACTGCAATCTTTGTTTAAATTTAAAATGAATGATCAATCGCTTGTTTCAGGCAATGTCTTGGTTGATCGTATAAAAATTTATTTCGATGCATCCATAAATAAGGTCGTTTATGCATTTATGGAAAATAACAACGTTCGCCCCTTTTATGCCACAACGAACGAAATTAACTTGCAGGATAATTATGCATTATTGAGTAAAGATGCTGGTGAGGTTAAACCTTATTCCGAGGTGGAACTTCAAGGGGATCAATCAGTCTATGTACCAGAGTTTGATGATATGAAGTTAAGGGCTTATGAATATCTTTATAAGCAAATCAAAATTAATGATTATATCCGAAATTTATTTCCGAATACTAATGCGGTAACGCAAACAAATGGAAAGTGGCGAGACTGGGTTCGATTGTTATATACCGAAAACCAGACGTTGTTTTTTGTCAATGCAACAACGAATTCGACTTCGGAGGATAGCGACTACCTCATAACGAGTTTCAATGATATTAATAGTCGTAAAGGCTGGACAGATAATTTTCACTATAGTGGTATTGAAAAATACGAAAATAGGGTGACCGTTCGTTATCAAATGAATGTTGATAACTACCCTATATTTAGTATGAATGAAGCCTATCAGTCCTATCCAGCGTCGATTAATTTAACGATGAATAACGGTACCGTCAAAGAAATGAAACGGACCATACTTAATCTCAATACGAGTAATGACTATGCTAACTATAGTGTATCCATCCCATCGAGTGAAGATGTTATCCAAAAGCTTAATGACGAGTACGGTTTAAATACGCTTCAAGATATTCGGCTTGGATATCAATTGATCACTAAAGAGAAAACAGCTGCGCTAAGACCAGGATGGTTCTTTAAAAAAGATGACAAATGGTTGGCTTATAAGAATATTTTTAATGACAGCAATCAAACAAAAGAACACTTAATGGGGGGAGCAAAAGAATGA
- a CDS encoding two-component system regulatory protein YycI → MNWSRTKSIFIICFLLLDLFLGYQLYKQQKANQLESISDVSVPNFESTVKIDTQLPSKIEKVKTVKGDRIAFKKDDNTLIKELQSLKGTEDDPVLSFTSDGSKLRATFHKKVEASESQTGWRSFLEDYVYKGSEYRFWSYQEEQNEFTFVQTYQHQPVIASYKQDTTTKKQVVPQQEVVALNVKVDKEGYVKGYTQTYLDLESVSESTPSVVDPKKAIQILWDENKLPVTQNPVITKVELSYYSISNPTGTSQGPTTDEEQTLAFAPSWHVVVESDRGTEDYFVVAVGGSIQTLGTE, encoded by the coding sequence ATGAATTGGAGTCGGACAAAGTCTATCTTTATCATTTGCTTCCTCCTATTAGATTTATTTTTAGGCTATCAATTATATAAGCAACAAAAAGCCAATCAACTTGAGAGTATTTCGGATGTGAGTGTACCTAACTTCGAATCGACCGTTAAGATTGATACTCAATTACCTAGTAAAATAGAAAAGGTAAAAACAGTTAAGGGAGACCGTATTGCATTTAAGAAAGATGATAACACGCTGATTAAGGAGTTACAGTCATTAAAGGGAACTGAAGATGATCCAGTGTTATCATTCACCAGTGATGGATCAAAATTAAGAGCAACTTTTCATAAAAAGGTTGAAGCGTCTGAAAGCCAAACCGGATGGCGGAGCTTCCTGGAGGATTATGTTTACAAGGGGTCTGAATATCGCTTTTGGAGTTACCAAGAGGAGCAAAATGAATTCACTTTTGTACAGACTTATCAGCATCAGCCTGTTATTGCGAGTTATAAACAGGATACAACCACTAAAAAACAAGTTGTGCCCCAACAAGAAGTGGTCGCTTTAAATGTTAAAGTGGATAAGGAAGGCTATGTTAAAGGCTATACGCAGACATACTTAGATCTTGAGAGTGTGAGTGAAAGTACGCCATCAGTGGTTGATCCCAAGAAGGCTATTCAAATTTTATGGGATGAAAACAAGTTGCCGGTAACACAGAACCCCGTGATTACAAAAGTTGAGCTCTCTTACTATAGTATTAGTAACCCAACAGGGACGAGTCAAGGTCCGACTACGGATGAGGAACAGACTTTAGCCTTTGCCCCTTCTTGGCATGTGGTTGTTGAGTCAGATCGCGGAACAGAAGATTATTTTGTCGTGGCGGTCGGCGGCAGTATTCAGACATTAGGGACGGAGTGA
- a CDS encoding MBL fold metallo-hydrolase codes for MRFSVLASGSTGNAVYIETEQQRLLIDCGLSGKKMQQLLDKVGKDPREIDAILVTHEHSDHIKGLGVFARKFQTPIYANAKTWQAMDGHIGDIALDQKFTFETDTSQTFADIDVESFGVSHDAAEPMFFVFHHNRKKLALLTDLGYVSDRIHGYVRESDAFILEANHDIQMLMMGRYPWNVKRRILGDSGHISNEDAGAALTGFLGNTTKHIYLAHLSQDNNMKDLARLSVQQKLEEIGLCVGRDLDLHDTDPKNPTPVAAV; via the coding sequence ATGCGATTTAGTGTTCTAGCCAGTGGTAGTACAGGTAACGCTGTTTATATCGAAACGGAGCAGCAGCGCTTACTAATTGATTGTGGTTTAAGCGGAAAGAAGATGCAGCAATTATTGGATAAAGTCGGTAAAGATCCCCGTGAAATCGATGCGATTCTCGTCACCCATGAACACAGTGACCATATCAAGGGCCTGGGTGTTTTTGCTCGTAAATTTCAGACACCTATCTACGCTAATGCAAAAACGTGGCAAGCAATGGATGGGCATATTGGTGACATTGCCCTTGATCAAAAATTCACGTTTGAAACAGATACATCGCAAACATTTGCGGACATCGATGTTGAATCATTTGGCGTTTCTCATGATGCCGCTGAACCCATGTTTTTTGTTTTTCATCATAATAGAAAAAAACTCGCTTTACTTACAGATTTAGGATATGTTTCCGATCGTATTCATGGATATGTACGAGAGTCCGACGCTTTTATATTAGAAGCGAATCATGATATTCAAATGCTGATGATGGGGCGCTATCCATGGAACGTGAAACGCCGTATTTTAGGCGATTCTGGACATATTTCTAATGAAGATGCGGGTGCTGCGCTCACAGGATTTCTCGGCAATACGACGAAACACATTTACCTTGCCCATTTGAGCCAAGATAATAACATGAAAGACCTTGCCAGGCTGTCTGTTCAACAAAAGTTAGAAGAAATTGGATTGTGTGTCGGACGAGATTTGGACCTTCATGATACAGATCCTAAAAATCCAACACCAGTAGCTGCTGTATAA
- a CDS encoding S1C family serine protease: protein MGYYDDHYKSESRQNRPGGRRGWFLSGLIGAIVGVIAMVFFMPFLAEKGLMPSYSNNTSGGDQVESTGPTSTKNVNVNVTSGVTKAVEKVSPAVVGVINLKQANFFTEKYSESGIGSGIVYQKNDQYAYVVTNNHVIEGANKVEVRFDNNKKVKAKILGRDSLYDLAVLRIPSDSVKKVADFGNSDDLKRGEPVVAIGNPLGFSGSVTQGIVSSVGRTIPRNAQTGNKSQVTWTTEVIQTDAAINPGNSGGALVNLQGQVVGINSLKIAQEAVEGIGFAIPSEVVEPVIKELKNKGKIKRPHLGISIVELGQVPASSAEELQVPDNVENGLIVKEVENGGPAAKAGIQPGDVVVSVDGHKISTYRDFTTYLFNKLEIGQTVNVKLYRMGEEKNIKVDLGGKVFS, encoded by the coding sequence ATGGGTTACTATGATGATCACTATAAAAGTGAAAGCAGGCAAAATCGGCCTGGGGGCCGTAGAGGTTGGTTTTTATCAGGACTAATAGGTGCTATTGTTGGTGTGATTGCCATGGTCTTCTTTATGCCATTCCTAGCGGAGAAAGGATTGATGCCAAGCTATTCTAATAATACTTCAGGCGGGGATCAAGTCGAATCAACAGGACCAACGTCAACCAAAAACGTCAATGTCAATGTGACATCAGGCGTCACAAAGGCTGTGGAAAAAGTTTCACCAGCCGTTGTTGGGGTCATCAACCTAAAGCAAGCCAACTTTTTTACAGAAAAGTATAGTGAGTCAGGCATAGGATCAGGCATTGTTTATCAGAAAAACGATCAATATGCTTATGTTGTTACAAATAACCATGTTATCGAAGGTGCTAATAAAGTTGAGGTTCGCTTTGATAATAATAAAAAGGTTAAAGCTAAAATTCTTGGACGCGATTCTCTTTATGATTTAGCGGTCTTACGAATTCCTTCTGATTCAGTCAAAAAGGTTGCGGACTTTGGAAACTCCGATGATTTAAAACGGGGTGAACCTGTTGTGGCGATTGGTAATCCATTAGGTTTTTCAGGCTCGGTGACACAAGGCATTGTATCTTCAGTCGGGAGAACGATACCGCGAAATGCTCAGACAGGAAATAAATCTCAGGTGACTTGGACAACGGAAGTTATTCAAACAGATGCAGCGATTAATCCTGGAAACAGCGGTGGGGCACTTGTTAATTTGCAAGGCCAAGTGGTCGGTATCAATTCATTAAAAATCGCTCAAGAGGCTGTTGAAGGCATTGGATTCGCCATTCCATCTGAAGTCGTTGAGCCAGTCATTAAAGAACTTAAAAATAAAGGCAAAATCAAGCGACCACACTTAGGTATCAGTATTGTTGAACTTGGTCAAGTACCAGCAAGTTCTGCTGAGGAGCTGCAAGTTCCTGATAACGTTGAAAATGGTCTTATTGTTAAGGAAGTTGAAAATGGCGGTCCAGCAGCCAAAGCTGGCATTCAACCTGGAGATGTTGTTGTTTCAGTGGATGGCCATAAGATTTCAACATACCGCGACTTTACCACCTACTTGTTTAACAAATTAGAGATTGGCCAAACGGTCAATGTGAAGCTTTACCGGATGGGTGAAGAGAAAAACATAAAAGTAGATCTTGGTGGAAAAGTCTTTTCATAA
- a CDS encoding CxxH/CxxC protein, which translates to MHYSCLEHVDMAIDIVIEEGSGEPPQLEELTEELKQSTGCEFCRNSAIYIVSNGRSIHYVDN; encoded by the coding sequence ATGCATTACAGTTGTCTTGAGCATGTAGATATGGCTATTGATATAGTTATTGAAGAAGGCAGTGGGGAACCGCCTCAATTAGAAGAGTTGACAGAGGAACTCAAACAATCCACAGGATGTGAATTCTGTCGAAATTCAGCGATATATATAGTATCAAACGGGCGTTCCATACACTATGTAGATAACTGA
- the rlmH gene encoding 23S rRNA (pseudouridine(1915)-N(3))-methyltransferase RlmH — MNINIIAVGQLKEKYLKQGIAEYTKRLNPFAKVHIVEVNDEPAPANISQADIEVVKRKEGEKILSKISTGTYVIALAVDGKQLTSEAFANKLDQLATYGNSKIAFIIGGSNGLSDDVLARADLHLSFSSLTFPHQLMRLVLLEQVYRAFKINRGEPYHK; from the coding sequence GTGAATATTAACATCATCGCTGTAGGGCAGTTAAAAGAAAAATATTTAAAGCAAGGGATCGCGGAATATACCAAGCGCTTGAACCCGTTTGCTAAAGTCCATATCGTCGAAGTTAACGATGAGCCAGCTCCTGCGAATATAAGCCAAGCGGATATTGAGGTTGTTAAACGTAAGGAAGGCGAGAAGATTTTATCTAAGATATCAACAGGTACATATGTCATCGCTTTGGCTGTCGATGGTAAACAACTGACATCTGAAGCCTTCGCGAACAAACTTGATCAACTTGCCACTTATGGTAACAGTAAGATTGCTTTTATTATTGGCGGATCCAACGGTTTGAGTGATGACGTATTAGCCCGCGCTGATTTACACTTATCATTTTCGTCATTGACCTTTCCCCACCAGCTCATGCGACTTGTGTTACTGGAGCAGGTGTATCGGGCTTTCAAGATTAATCGAGGTGAACCGTATCATAAATAG
- a CDS encoding CBS domain-containing protein, whose amino-acid sequence MQAHEIMISKVYKVKETDTVRTVLEYFIEYRISGLPIINDQNEIVAYISDGDIMRYIGKHKDIVVSSIYAMNAFQGDVEGFEERVQSILDLNVLRIAKNKVVKVAWNEDIENVAAILGNKQIKKLPVERDGVLVGVISRGDVIRHTFKSVL is encoded by the coding sequence ATGCAAGCCCACGAAATTATGATCAGTAAAGTTTATAAGGTTAAGGAAACGGATACTGTACGCACTGTGCTCGAATATTTTATTGAGTATCGCATTAGCGGTCTGCCCATTATTAATGACCAAAATGAAATTGTCGCATATATAAGTGATGGGGATATTATGCGATATATCGGTAAGCACAAGGATATTGTCGTCAGCTCCATTTATGCTATGAACGCGTTCCAAGGTGACGTTGAGGGATTTGAGGAAAGGGTTCAATCCATTCTTGATTTAAACGTGTTAAGGATTGCTAAAAACAAAGTGGTCAAAGTCGCATGGAATGAAGATATTGAAAATGTTGCCGCGATTTTAGGGAACAAACAAATAAAAAAACTGCCGGTTGAACGGGATGGCGTTTTAGTGGGTGTGATTAGCCGCGGTGATGTTATCCGTCATACATTTAAATCGGTTCTTTAA
- a CDS encoding VOC family protein has protein sequence MSYSFSGIDHVQLAAPRGSEDESRRFYGDILGMKEIPKPVNLAKRGGVWFKCGAQQLHIGIQDDFIPAKKAHPAFDVDHLQALRKRMVEHGVKVKEDESLEGAERFYVNDPFGNRLEFLHWYH, from the coding sequence ATGTCCTATTCATTTTCCGGCATTGATCACGTGCAGTTGGCAGCTCCGAGGGGTAGTGAAGATGAGTCGCGAAGGTTTTACGGTGACATTCTTGGAATGAAAGAAATTCCAAAGCCCGTCAATTTGGCTAAGCGTGGCGGTGTATGGTTCAAATGTGGTGCACAGCAATTACATATCGGGATTCAGGATGATTTCATTCCTGCGAAAAAAGCCCATCCCGCTTTTGATGTTGATCATTTGCAAGCATTGCGAAAAAGGATGGTTGAGCATGGGGTCAAGGTGAAAGAAGACGAATCCCTCGAAGGTGCGGAACGTTTTTATGTGAACGATCCGTTTGGTAATCGTTTGGAATTTCTTCATTGGTATCATTAA
- a CDS encoding glycine betaine ABC transporter substrate-binding protein, with protein sequence MKLSQLFLLSIAFILFLAGCNANNEQKEDSKQNETNKKTITIGLDPYNYATMPAYLSKVILEQKGYNVKIQNGQVGILYTALSQGEIDAFIDIWTPNLQQNYLKKYKGDFDIIGTLYSDTPLGIAVPKYMTNINSINDLKKHKKQFEGKIYAIDKGSGMALTTKKMVKKYNMDFDITNTSTPAMVAQAKKTINNKEAIAFNAWRPHVMFKQLDIKMLKDPKNVWKSDDVKIGVVPNLKENAPKAYTLFSNMKLKIPSIEDWLMAMSEGKKPKQLAEKWVEEHPDKVDQWLTQSK encoded by the coding sequence ATGAAATTAAGTCAATTATTTCTGTTAAGTATCGCCTTTATTCTTTTCCTAGCAGGATGTAACGCGAATAATGAACAAAAAGAAGATTCAAAGCAAAATGAAACAAACAAAAAAACCATTACAATCGGTTTGGATCCTTACAATTATGCGACTATGCCGGCCTATCTTTCTAAAGTTATACTCGAACAAAAAGGATATAACGTTAAAATCCAAAATGGCCAAGTCGGCATACTGTACACAGCTTTATCCCAAGGTGAAATTGACGCCTTTATTGACATTTGGACCCCGAACTTGCAGCAAAATTATTTAAAAAAATATAAAGGGGATTTCGACATTATCGGCACACTGTATTCCGATACCCCGCTTGGCATAGCTGTACCGAAATATATGACAAATATCAATTCAATTAATGATTTGAAAAAGCATAAAAAGCAATTTGAGGGAAAAATTTATGCAATTGATAAGGGGTCAGGTATGGCGCTAACGACAAAGAAAATGGTCAAAAAATACAATATGGATTTTGATATTACTAATACCAGTACACCGGCCATGGTTGCTCAGGCAAAGAAGACAATTAATAACAAAGAAGCCATTGCCTTTAACGCCTGGCGTCCGCACGTGATGTTTAAGCAATTGGATATAAAAATGCTGAAAGATCCTAAGAATGTATGGAAGTCTGATGACGTTAAAATTGGGGTTGTCCCTAACTTAAAAGAAAATGCTCCAAAAGCATACACACTGTTTTCCAATATGAAACTTAAAATACCTAGCATTGAAGATTGGCTTATGGCCATGTCAGAAGGCAAAAAACCTAAGCAATTAGCTGAGAAATGGGTTGAAGAGCACCCAGATAAAGTTGATCAATGGCTTACTCAATCAAAGTAA
- a CDS encoding LacI family DNA-binding transcriptional regulator, with the protein MKTMTISDVAQHAKVSKSTVSQYLNHRFDYMGEDTKLRIERTIEELGYQPNFVARSLKQKSTKSIGVIVANILHTFSTEVSRAIEDVCHESDFHLILCNADDEPSKEREYIEMLRAKQVDGMIIFPTGGNVDLYEKMLKEHYPIVFVDRSVPDLPISSVMVNNMKVSELAVQHFIDRGYQNIGIMTTSISWNIASRIERIEGYKTAITESGIPIKNDYMRSLEIDDIQDGLKEMLELDQPPDAVLAGNDLTLIEILKYAKCHSLNIPSDLAVIGIDEVSFASFYTPAITTIAQPTFEMGKKAADLLLDKIQNKQMEDSHCNYRFEPELMIRDSV; encoded by the coding sequence ATGAAAACAATGACAATTTCAGACGTAGCACAGCATGCAAAAGTATCTAAAAGCACCGTGTCCCAGTACTTGAATCATCGATTTGATTATATGGGAGAGGACACGAAATTACGCATTGAACGGACCATTGAGGAATTAGGTTATCAACCTAATTTTGTTGCAAGAAGCTTGAAGCAGAAATCTACGAAATCCATCGGCGTTATTGTTGCTAATATTTTACACACATTTTCAACAGAAGTTAGCCGGGCGATTGAAGACGTCTGCCATGAAAGTGACTTTCATCTCATTCTTTGTAATGCAGATGATGAGCCAAGCAAAGAAAGAGAATATATTGAAATGCTTCGAGCTAAGCAAGTGGATGGCATGATTATTTTTCCGACAGGCGGAAATGTTGACCTTTATGAAAAAATGCTTAAAGAGCATTATCCTATCGTTTTCGTTGACCGTTCAGTTCCAGATCTTCCGATTTCTTCAGTTATGGTGAACAACATGAAGGTTTCTGAATTAGCTGTTCAACATTTTATTGATCGAGGTTATCAAAATATTGGGATTATGACGACCTCTATTAGTTGGAATATTGCTTCAAGAATTGAACGGATTGAAGGCTATAAGACGGCCATAACTGAAAGCGGTATCCCTATAAAAAATGATTATATGAGAAGTCTGGAGATTGATGACATTCAGGATGGATTAAAAGAAATGCTTGAATTGGACCAACCGCCAGACGCTGTTCTAGCTGGAAACGATTTGACTTTAATTGAGATTCTGAAATATGCGAAGTGCCATTCTTTGAACATTCCATCTGACTTGGCTGTTATTGGCATTGATGAAGTGTCGTTTGCAAGTTTTTATACACCTGCGATTACGACAATTGCACAGCCGACCTTTGAAATGGGAAAGAAAGCCGCAGATCTTCTGCTTGATAAAATTCAGAATAAGCAAATGGAAGATAGTCACTGCAATTACCGTTTCGAGCCAGAATTGATGATTCGGGATTCGGTTTAA